Within Sphingomonas piscis, the genomic segment TTAGCAATTAAGGCGCAGAGTAACTGCCGTGCAACACTGGAGGCGCTGGCGAAACTGCACCAGCCGCGCGAGCAAACTGTGCGGCACGTTCATGTAAATGAAGGGGCACAAGCAGTCATTGCCGACCGATTCTACAATCAGCATAGGGGGCATCAAGTTGCAGAAGCAGTCAAACAACCCCATGCAGCCGGAACCAGCGGACCTGGCGGCAGCCCCACGGTGCTTAGCCATGACGCGAGCTGCGACCCCTTGCAAAGCTCCGGCAATCAAGGGTGCAAAGCGATGCCGAATGCACGGCGGCAAAGGTAGTGGCGCCCCTCAAGGTAACCGCAATGCACGAAAGCATGGGGCGCGATCTTCTGAAACATTGAGAGCTGAACGTCATCTGAGACTAATGACCCAGATGCTCTCTAATCTATGATGGGCGAAGTTGTGTGACCGAAGGGCCAAGGAACCCATTTATATACAAGCCCCAGCTTGGGCTGGCGCCACCAGCAAAGATGCCCGGGGTCAACGAGCCGTGTTGGTGCGGCTCAGGTGTGAAATATAAAAAGTGTCATCGCGACCGAGAATCTAAAGCTGAAGCAAACCCGTTTGCTGACAGCGCTAAAATGCGAACAGCTTCAAAAAAGGGAAGGTGCTTGCACCCTGATAGTGGCGGAGGGCACTGCGGTTCAACCGCGATTGGCTCTCACACTGTTCAAAAGAACGGCGGCCTCAAAGCCATTGCCGAGGAAGGGCATGTTCTCACAACTTTCGTGGGATTTGAAGATATTCAGAAGGCAAATGGAGCGCCAGAGCCGAAGAGGATGGGCGTAAATGACGCTTCGACATTCCCAGGTTTTTGCAACAAGCACGATACCGAACTGTTTGCGCCAATTGAAGGATCGT encodes:
- a CDS encoding HGGxSTG domain-containing protein — protein: MTRAATPCKAPAIKGAKRCRMHGGKGSGAPQGNRNARKHGARSSETLRAERHLRLMTQMLSNL